CATAATTAGATTCCCCTAGCCATTTAGGTTTTATTAGTGAAGTCGCTAATTGACCATACTTAGGATCGATGATTCTCGCGCGAGGTGAACCATCAGCATCTGCATCCATATCACTTTTGATATAGATAGCACCATTACCTAGTAATTTAATAACTGATTCTCTCGGTTCATATTGCTGGGTTAGAGTTTCTCCCGATTGGATGTAATCTTCAACTAAATTTGACCAGAAGCTCCTCATATTTTTAGCTCCAAGGATTAATAATGTAAACCAGTTATTGTATCAAAGGTTACTAAAAACTACCAGTAAGCAAGTAGAAGGAGAATCTGTTTTTTACAGATTCTCCCTGGAAAGATCAATCAAAATTAGCTGAAATTAAAATTACAACTAGCTGGAATAGGTTTATACTGTGCTTGATTGTAGATTACGTATTATCGCAGATACTAATGTTTGTGCGATCGCATCTGCCATATTTTTAGCATCAAATCTTACTAAATCATTAGAGTCTTTAAGTTAGCTTCTAATCATTTAGTTGACAATAACAGTAGGAATAAGGGTAGCTGCTGCTTTTAACTTCTTACCCCGCCAGACTTTGTAATATAAAATGGGAACGGCTGAACGCGATAATAATAAAGAAGCGACTTCACCAGCCATTAAAGAAATTGCTAATCCTTGAAAAATTGGGTCAGTTAAAATAATTGCGGAACCAACTATTACTGCTGCGGCGGTGAGTAACATCGGGCGAAATCGCACTGCGCCCGCATCAATTACTGCCTCTTCTAAAGGTATTCCTTCTTTCAGACGCAATTCAATAAAATCTACTAAAATAATCGAGTTTCGCACTACAATTCCGGCTCCGGCAATAAAGCCAATCATGGAGGTAGCACTGAAAAATGCTCCCATTAGCCAGTGGGCTGGCATAATTCCTACTAGAGAAAAGGGAATTGCTGCCATAATTACTAAGGGAGTTACAAAGGATTGGAACCAGCCAACTACCAGGGCATAAATCAACACCAACACTACAGCAAAAGCAATTCCTAAATCGCGGAATACTTCAAAGGTAACGTGCCATTCACCATCCCATTTAATGCCAAATTTTTCGGTAGTTGGCGGTTGTTCGGTAAAATAGGTAGTAATGTTATAGCCCTTAGTATGGGAGAGTTTATCTATTTGAGATTGCACATTGAGCATGGCATACACTGCACTCTCAACTTTCCCAGCAACATCAGCCGTAACATAAACTACAGGCTTTAAGTTTTTGTGATAAATACTATGGTCTGCTGTGGTAGTTTTAGTTTGAATTAAATCACTGACAGCGACTAAATTACCATTTACTCCTTTCATCTTTAAAGATTTCAGGTCTGCTAAACTGGTGCGATTTGCTTGATTTAACCGTAAGTTAATAGTGATATCTTCGCGGGAATTAGCATCATGTAGTAACCCCACATTTTGACCAGAAAGAGCAATTTGTAATACTTGCGAAATTTGTGCCGGACTAATACCATTGAGGGCAGCTTTTTCTCGGTCAATTACTAATTGATATTCTGTTTGTGGTGATTCCATGTACCAATCCACATCCACAATATCGGCAGTATTCTTGTAAATTTCGCGTATTTGTCGCGCTAGTTCAATTTGTTTATCGTAATCTGCACCGTATACTTCTGTCACCAAAGTTTGCAACACTGGCGGCCCTGGAGGTATTTCTGCTACTTGCACACGACCGTTATACTTATCAGCAATTTGCTTGAGGTGGGGACGGATAGCTTTAGCAATATCATGGCTTTGACGATTGCGATCGCCTTTCGGTAAAAAGTTCACCTGCATATCTGCAATATTCGCACCAGAACGCAAAAAGTAATGTCGCACCAAGCCATTGAAGTTGTAAGGTGACGCAGTACCAACATAACTTTGATAGTTTGTCACTTCTGGTACTGTTGTGAGATATTGCCCCATTTCTTTCGTTACCCTAGCCGTCTGTTCTAGGGTTGTCCCTTCTGGCATATTGAGGACAATCTGCAATTCGCTTTTGTTGTCGTAGGGTAACATTTTCAGGATAACTAACCGAAATCCCGCTAATCCCAACGCTGCGATTAATAACGCCAGTGTTCCTGCAATAAAGGCGTTTCCCCATTGACGACGCGCAATTAACGGCCCCATGAAGCGGCGATAAAGCCGACTGAGAAAGTCTTCCTCTTCATGTCCGCGATTGTGACTATTGTAACTACCAAAAAAGCGCATCGTTGCCCAAGGGACAACAATAAACGCCACTAACGCGGAGAAAATCATCGCCGCAGATGCACCTAAAGGAATTGGACGCATATAAGGCCCCATCAACCCACCGACAAATGCCATTGGCAGAATCGCCGCAATAACGGTTAAGGTCGCCAAAATTGTCGGATTTCCCACCTCGTCAACAGCTTCGAGGACAATTTTTTGTAGTGTCTTTTGGCGATTCCGGGATAACTGCATTCGGGTTTTGTTTTCGGGAAGTTGCAAATGGCGACCAACGTTTTCTACAACCACGATCGCATCATCTACTAAAATACCAATGGAGAAAATT
The genomic region above belongs to Calothrix sp. NIES-2098 and contains:
- a CDS encoding acriflavin resistance protein; this translates as MNGKSSEPKIQNQSKLGFVGKLAKKFIDSKLTPLIILVSLLLGIGATIILPREEEPQITVPMADVFVQMPGATAKEVEQRITFPMEKLIKELPGVEYVYSTSSPGSSVAIVRFYVGQKTEDAIVQLYNKLYANFDKIPAGVSQPLIKSRAIDDVPILTLTLWSNEANATDLRQIAAQLDEQIKQVPDVSETTLIGGQKRQLRIEVDPARLNAFGLTPLDISQALQSQNTELASGALSQNNQSFLIRTQSFIRSVEDAQNLVVSVANNQPVYLRDVATVSDGAEEPASYVFFGQGKTEGKHGAKQTATGEADAVTIAIAKRPGANAIQVSHHVLHKLKEIQHNYIPNYVQLTVTRDYGETAAERSNELLVHMGIAVISVTVLMWFALGKKEAMVVAVSIPVTLALTLASFVFYGFTLNRVTFFALIFSIGILVDDAIVVVENVGRHLQLPENKTRMQLSRNRQKTLQKIVLEAVDEVGNPTILATLTVIAAILPMAFVGGLMGPYMRPIPLGASAAMIFSALVAFIVVPWATMRFFGSYNSHNRGHEEEDFLSRLYRRFMGPLIARRQWGNAFIAGTLALLIAALGLAGFRLVILKMLPYDNKSELQIVLNMPEGTTLEQTARVTKEMGQYLTTVPEVTNYQSYVGTASPYNFNGLVRHYFLRSGANIADMQVNFLPKGDRNRQSHDIAKAIRPHLKQIADKYNGRVQVAEIPPGPPVLQTLVTEVYGADYDKQIELARQIREIYKNTADIVDVDWYMESPQTEYQLVIDREKAALNGISPAQISQVLQIALSGQNVGLLHDANSREDITINLRLNQANRTSLADLKSLKMKGVNGNLVAVSDLIQTKTTTADHSIYHKNLKPVVYVTADVAGKVESAVYAMLNVQSQIDKLSHTKGYNITTYFTEQPPTTEKFGIKWDGEWHVTFEVFRDLGIAFAVVLVLIYALVVGWFQSFVTPLVIMAAIPFSLVGIMPAHWLMGAFFSATSMIGFIAGAGIVVRNSIILVDFIELRLKEGIPLEEAVIDAGAVRFRPMLLTAAAVIVGSAIILTDPIFQGLAISLMAGEVASLLLSRSAVPILYYKVWRGKKLKAAATLIPTVIVN